A DNA window from Acidihalobacter prosperus contains the following coding sequences:
- the cysB gene encoding HTH-type transcriptional regulator CysB: MKLRQIQYVCAVVQQGFSVSAAAEALYTSQPGVSKQIRMLEDELGSPIFERSGKSFTRLTEFGRVIMPYLERIQAETENVRRRATELASPAAGTLSIATTHTQARYMLPPIVAEFRARYPGVALNLHQGTPEQIAEMAVNGKVDFAIATEGLNHFEDLVLLPCYKWNRAALVPRGHPLELVKRLSLEDLAKFPLVTYVFGFADHSEMSATFAKKRLRPNLVLTAVDADVIKTYVRTGLGVGLLARMAYEPERDGDLVCLDVRHLFPHEVTSIGLRRGLVLRDYMYDFIHRFAPHLDRIAVDMMVLAHDRHKETQLYLAHIPYLTLRE, translated from the coding sequence ATGAAGCTCCGACAGATTCAGTACGTCTGCGCCGTGGTGCAGCAGGGGTTCAGCGTCTCCGCCGCGGCCGAGGCTCTGTATACCTCGCAGCCTGGGGTGAGCAAGCAGATCAGGATGCTGGAAGACGAGTTGGGCTCGCCGATCTTCGAGCGCAGCGGAAAATCGTTTACCCGGCTGACCGAATTCGGGCGCGTGATCATGCCCTACCTGGAACGCATTCAGGCCGAAACGGAAAACGTGCGGCGCCGAGCCACCGAGCTTGCGTCACCGGCTGCGGGTACGCTGTCCATCGCCACGACGCACACACAGGCGCGCTACATGCTGCCGCCCATCGTCGCCGAGTTTCGTGCGCGCTATCCCGGTGTGGCACTCAACCTCCACCAGGGCACACCGGAACAGATAGCCGAGATGGCTGTAAACGGAAAAGTCGATTTCGCCATTGCCACCGAAGGTCTCAATCACTTCGAGGATCTGGTGCTGCTGCCTTGTTACAAGTGGAATCGAGCGGCGTTGGTGCCGCGCGGGCATCCTCTAGAGCTCGTAAAACGCCTGAGCCTGGAGGATCTCGCGAAATTTCCGCTGGTAACGTACGTTTTCGGTTTTGCCGATCACTCGGAAATGTCCGCGACCTTCGCCAAAAAGCGGTTGCGGCCCAATCTCGTGCTGACCGCCGTCGATGCCGACGTTATTAAGACCTACGTGCGTACGGGCTTGGGCGTGGGCCTGCTCGCCAGAATGGCTTACGAGCCCGAGCGGGACGGCGATCTGGTCTGTCTGGATGTGCGCCACCTGTTCCCGCACGAGGTCACTAGCATCGGCCTGCGCCGGGGCCTGGTGTTGCGGGACTACATGTACGACTTCATCCACAGATTTGCGCCACATCTGGACCGCATTGCAGTCGACATGATGGTGCTCGCGCACGACCGCCATAAGGAAACGCAATTATATCTTGCGCACATACCTTATTTGACGTTAAGGGAATAA
- a CDS encoding sulfite exporter TauE/SafE family protein, protein MDWTLVTTGLLIAALIAVTGIGGGSLMTPALILGCGLAPTTAVGTDLLYATFTKSGALLAYARDRRVDWATVGWLLAGGVPGVAAAHLFLSSFHDAALQDRLVGTAVACVLALSALGLLLPRRRGHVARPPAAIRRWLIASGATVAVLVTLSSIGAGTLTGALLTLLYPERPLAEIVGTELAMAVPLAALAAGAHFLSGQVDWRAAVDLSIGSLPGIWLGRQLMHRLPDRWLRLATAALLAGASITLIA, encoded by the coding sequence ATGGACTGGACGCTCGTCACCACCGGATTGCTGATCGCCGCCCTGATTGCCGTCACCGGCATCGGCGGCGGCTCGCTGATGACGCCCGCACTGATCCTCGGCTGCGGCCTTGCGCCCACCACCGCGGTGGGCACCGACCTGCTGTATGCGACGTTCACCAAGAGCGGTGCCCTACTGGCCTATGCGCGTGATAGGCGCGTCGACTGGGCGACGGTCGGCTGGCTGCTGGCCGGCGGTGTGCCGGGCGTGGCCGCCGCGCATTTGTTTCTGAGTTCGTTTCACGACGCCGCGCTGCAGGACCGCCTGGTCGGCACCGCGGTCGCTTGCGTGCTCGCCCTGAGCGCGCTCGGGCTGTTGCTGCCGCGTCGACGCGGTCATGTCGCTAGGCCACCCGCCGCCATTCGACGCTGGCTGATCGCCAGCGGCGCCACCGTGGCCGTGCTGGTCACGCTGTCGTCCATCGGCGCGGGCACGCTGACCGGCGCCCTGCTAACGCTCCTTTATCCCGAACGCCCGCTGGCCGAGATCGTCGGCACCGAACTGGCCATGGCCGTGCCGCTGGCCGCGCTGGCCGCGGGCGCGCACTTCCTTTCGGGACAGGTCGACTGGCGCGCCGCCGTCGATCTGTCCATCGGCTCGCTGCCCGGCATCTGGCTTGGGCGGCAGCTGATGCACCGCCTCCCCGATCGATGGCTGCGCCTTGCCACGGCCGCGTTGCTGGCCGGCGCTTCGATCACGCTCATCGCCTGA
- a CDS encoding phosphoadenylyl-sulfate reductase gives MSALPHNLHNRIAHSVEILRLAATADAPATFANSLGAEDIVLTDLIYRQVPEIDDFMLDTGRLPAETYALLEQVRARYGRAPRIYCPDTEALETFVNAFGANAFYDSVALRKRCCAIRKIEPLRRALHGYKSWVTGLRREQSVTRLALDVREWDEGNGLFKFNPLADWSEAEIWGYIRSRDLPYNTLHDRHYPSIGCAPCTRAIAQGEDVRAGRWWWEQPESKECGLHRYVDGNASA, from the coding sequence ATGTCTGCGCTACCCCATAACCTGCACAACCGGATCGCCCACAGCGTCGAGATTCTGCGTCTCGCCGCAACCGCGGACGCACCCGCGACCTTTGCCAACAGCCTCGGCGCGGAGGACATCGTGCTGACGGATCTGATCTACCGCCAGGTGCCCGAGATCGACGATTTCATGCTCGATACCGGACGCCTGCCGGCGGAGACCTACGCGCTGCTGGAACAGGTGCGCGCGCGCTACGGCCGCGCCCCGCGTATCTACTGCCCGGACACCGAGGCGCTCGAAACCTTCGTCAACGCGTTCGGCGCGAATGCGTTCTACGACAGCGTGGCGCTGCGCAAGCGCTGCTGCGCGATCCGCAAGATCGAGCCGCTGCGCCGCGCCCTGCATGGATACAAGTCCTGGGTGACGGGCCTGCGCCGCGAACAGTCGGTGACCCGGCTCGCCCTGGACGTGCGCGAATGGGACGAGGGCAACGGCCTGTTCAAGTTCAATCCGCTGGCCGACTGGAGCGAGGCGGAAATCTGGGGATACATCCGCAGCCGCGATCTGCCCTACAACACGCTGCACGACCGGCATTACCCCAGCATCGGCTGCGCACCCTGCACGCGCGCCATCGCGCAGGGCGAGGACGTGCGCGCGGGACGCTGGTGGTGGGAGCAGCCCGAATCCAAGGAATGCGGCCTGCACCGCTACGTCGACGGGAACGCGAGCGCATGA
- a CDS encoding diflavin oxidoreductase: MSTVVEMPQRISAPLLDERQFQDLRRFAGALNPEQLLWASGYLAGLQGSTSALPATQPAAENVRLAVLYGSQTGTAAALAERVARRASALGFAAEALDMRSYRRARLREDRNLLVVVSTQGDGEPPDGAQELHALLTGPRVPDLTGTRYAVLALGDASYPRFCQTGREFDEALVAAGATRLAERVDCDVDYEDDAQAWAERVLGLFDGPRSEASTVSVVSAATEQVSWTRHRPFAAPLLERLPLTAEGSTRRVWHLELDLAGSGIEFAAGDCLSIVPSNPPELVDSLVTRLGLNGDATIATRHGECTLAEALASRYEISRLTRPLVERYAELADSNALRGLARDDKALTAWMTGRDVLDLIQEHPARDLSAQDFGDLLRVLPARRYSIASSPLTYPDEAHLAVAPVRWESRGRVRLGVASTLLVERLAEGGEVPVFIEGHAAFRLPEDPAHPIILIGAGTGVAPYRAFLQEREALGAQGRNWLFFGDRNRRTDFLYQREWLQWLEGGLLTRLDVAFSRDQPRKVYVQDRLRERGAEVYAWLEEGAAIYVCGSERLGHDVHQALIDLVGAAGGLTAERAEGYVEDLKHTGRYHRDVY, encoded by the coding sequence ATGAGCACGGTTGTCGAAATGCCTCAGCGGATTTCCGCGCCACTGCTCGACGAGCGTCAGTTTCAGGATCTGCGGCGCTTCGCTGGGGCCCTGAACCCCGAGCAGCTGCTGTGGGCCAGCGGCTATCTCGCCGGGCTGCAGGGCTCGACGTCCGCGCTGCCGGCCACGCAGCCCGCGGCCGAAAACGTGCGCCTCGCGGTGCTCTACGGCTCGCAGACCGGGACCGCCGCGGCCCTGGCCGAACGCGTGGCGCGCCGCGCCAGCGCGCTCGGCTTTGCGGCCGAGGCCCTAGACATGCGGAGCTACCGACGCGCGCGGCTGCGCGAGGACCGCAACCTGCTGGTCGTCGTCAGCACCCAGGGCGACGGCGAGCCGCCGGACGGCGCGCAGGAGCTGCACGCGCTGCTGACCGGACCGCGCGTGCCGGACCTGACCGGCACGCGCTACGCCGTGCTCGCCCTGGGAGACGCGAGTTACCCGCGTTTCTGCCAGACGGGCCGGGAATTCGATGAGGCGTTGGTCGCCGCCGGCGCCACGCGCCTCGCCGAACGCGTCGATTGCGATGTGGACTACGAGGACGACGCGCAGGCCTGGGCCGAACGCGTCCTGGGCTTGTTCGACGGGCCGCGAAGCGAGGCGTCGACGGTATCCGTCGTGTCCGCGGCCACTGAACAGGTCTCGTGGACGCGGCACAGGCCCTTCGCCGCGCCGCTACTCGAACGCCTGCCGCTGACCGCCGAGGGCTCGACCCGTCGCGTGTGGCACCTGGAGCTGGATCTGGCCGGCTCGGGCATCGAGTTCGCCGCCGGCGACTGCCTCTCCATCGTGCCGTCGAACCCGCCCGAACTGGTGGACTCGCTGGTGACCCGGCTGGGTCTGAACGGCGACGCCACGATCGCAACCCGGCATGGCGAGTGCACGCTGGCCGAGGCGCTCGCCTCGCGCTACGAAATCTCGCGGCTGACGCGCCCCCTGGTGGAACGCTACGCCGAGCTCGCCGACTCGAACGCATTGCGCGGACTGGCGCGCGACGATAAAGCGCTGACCGCATGGATGACCGGGCGCGACGTGCTCGATCTGATCCAGGAGCATCCGGCGCGCGACCTGTCCGCGCAGGATTTCGGCGATCTGCTGCGTGTGCTGCCCGCGCGGCGCTACTCCATCGCCTCCAGCCCGCTCACCTATCCCGACGAGGCCCACCTGGCCGTGGCGCCGGTGCGTTGGGAGAGCCGCGGCCGGGTGCGCCTGGGGGTGGCCTCGACCCTGCTGGTCGAACGTCTGGCCGAAGGCGGGGAGGTGCCGGTGTTCATCGAAGGACACGCAGCCTTCCGCCTGCCGGAAGACCCGGCGCACCCGATCATCCTGATCGGCGCCGGCACCGGCGTCGCGCCCTATCGCGCCTTCCTGCAGGAGCGCGAGGCGCTGGGCGCGCAGGGGCGCAACTGGCTGTTTTTCGGCGACCGCAATCGTCGCACCGACTTCCTCTATCAGCGCGAATGGCTGCAGTGGCTGGAGGGCGGCCTGCTGACCCGTCTGGACGTGGCCTTCTCGCGCGACCAGCCGCGCAAAGTCTACGTGCAGGACCGCCTGCGCGAGCGCGGCGCCGAGGTTTATGCCTGGCTTGAAGAGGGCGCGGCGATCTATGTCTGCGGCTCGGAGCGGCTGGGCCATGACGTGCACCAGGCATTGATCGATCTGGTCGGCGCGGCCGGCGGGCTGACCGCCGAACGGGCCGAGGGCTACGTCGAGGACCTCAAGCACACCGGGAGATACCACCGCGATGTCTACTGA
- a CDS encoding NADPH-dependent assimilatory sulfite reductase hemoprotein subunit codes for MSTEKPLSDVERIKAASRGLRGSLVESLALGHTGAVHADDTQVIKFHGIYQQDDRDLRAERQRRKLEPQYQFMARLRLPGGVLSSAQWLALGRIARENGNGSLRITSRQSIQFHGLFKQDLKPAVQALDRVLLDTISTCGDINRNVIACANPNRSNLHGAVYGWACRIAERLLPGSRAYHEIWLEGEPVVQSEPEPLYGPTYLPRKFKIALAIPPSNDVDVFAHDLGFIAIEEHGRLAGFNVTVGGGLGRSHTNAETYPRVADVIGFCTPEQVLAVTEAVVAAQRDHGNRSDRAQARLKYTIDRMGLDAFVADVTRRCGFALAPARPARFDTSGDEFGWVEHADGTASLTLYVPGGRIVDDRPEYLPLSDLDELVEAHGGELRLTCNQNLVLVGVTPEARPRIETLLARRALDLAPRRTSLETGAMACVALPTCPLAMAESERYLPQLTRRLNGLLDEFGLAREDLSLRMTGCPNGCARPYLAEIGLVGKAPGLYDLYLGSDRAGTRLNTRVREAVDEAALIDTLRPLFARFAEERAADEGFGDFLHRLELIEATSTTSRGTRA; via the coding sequence ATGTCTACTGAAAAACCGCTTTCCGATGTCGAGCGCATCAAGGCCGCGAGCCGCGGCCTGCGCGGCAGTCTGGTCGAGAGTCTGGCGCTGGGCCACACCGGCGCGGTGCACGCCGACGACACGCAGGTGATCAAGTTTCACGGCATCTACCAGCAGGACGACCGCGACCTGCGCGCCGAGCGCCAGCGCCGCAAGCTGGAGCCGCAGTATCAGTTCATGGCTCGCCTGCGTCTGCCCGGCGGCGTGCTGAGCAGCGCGCAATGGCTGGCATTGGGGCGCATCGCCCGCGAAAACGGCAACGGCAGCCTGCGCATCACCAGCCGCCAGAGCATCCAGTTCCACGGCCTGTTCAAGCAGGACCTCAAGCCGGCCGTGCAGGCACTGGACCGCGTGCTGCTGGACACCATCAGCACCTGCGGCGACATCAACCGCAACGTCATCGCCTGCGCCAATCCGAACCGCTCGAACCTGCACGGCGCGGTGTACGGCTGGGCATGCCGCATCGCCGAACGCCTGCTGCCCGGATCGCGCGCCTATCACGAGATCTGGCTGGAGGGCGAGCCGGTGGTGCAGTCGGAGCCCGAACCGCTGTACGGACCGACCTACCTGCCGCGCAAGTTCAAGATCGCCCTGGCCATCCCGCCGTCCAACGACGTGGACGTGTTCGCCCACGACCTGGGTTTCATCGCCATCGAGGAGCACGGCCGCCTCGCCGGGTTCAACGTCACCGTCGGCGGCGGGCTGGGGCGCAGCCACACCAACGCGGAGACCTATCCGCGCGTGGCTGACGTAATCGGCTTCTGCACGCCGGAGCAGGTGCTCGCCGTGACCGAGGCGGTGGTCGCCGCGCAGCGCGATCACGGCAACCGCAGCGACCGCGCCCAGGCCCGTCTCAAGTACACCATCGACCGCATGGGGCTGGACGCCTTCGTCGCGGACGTGACGCGCCGCTGCGGCTTCGCGCTGGCGCCCGCACGGCCAGCCCGTTTCGACACCTCCGGCGATGAGTTCGGCTGGGTCGAACATGCCGACGGCACGGCCAGCCTCACGCTTTACGTGCCGGGCGGACGCATCGTGGACGACCGCCCGGAATACCTGCCGCTGAGCGATCTGGACGAACTCGTCGAAGCCCACGGCGGCGAACTGCGCCTGACCTGCAACCAGAATCTGGTGCTGGTCGGCGTCACGCCCGAGGCGCGCCCTCGCATCGAAACGCTGCTCGCCCGTCGCGCGCTGGATCTGGCGCCGCGGCGCACATCGCTGGAGACCGGCGCCATGGCCTGCGTCGCCCTGCCCACCTGCCCGCTGGCGATGGCCGAAAGCGAGCGCTACCTGCCGCAACTGACCCGCCGACTCAACGGGCTGCTGGACGAGTTCGGCCTGGCGCGCGAGGACCTGTCGCTGCGCATGACCGGCTGCCCCAATGGCTGCGCCCGGCCGTACCTGGCCGAGATCGGCCTGGTCGGCAAGGCACCGGGGCTCTACGACCTGTATCTGGGCAGCGACCGCGCCGGCACCCGGCTCAACACGCGGGTGCGCGAGGCCGTGGACGAGGCCGCGCTGATCGACACCCTGCGTCCGCTGTTCGCGCGCTTTGCCGAGGAACGCGCCGCGGACGAAGGCTTCGGCGATTTTCTGCACCGCCTCGAACTGATCGAGGCCACTTCAACCACTTCACGAGGAACCCGCGCATGA
- a CDS encoding peroxiredoxin encodes MTLQLNQTVPDFSVATTEGPIDFHDWIGDQWAILFSHPADYTPVCTTELGEASRLQPEFAARGVKLIGLSVDPLDDHLGWADDIRDTQGHALNFPLIADQDRIVSTAYGMVHPEADPKVTVRAVFVIDPQKRLRLSLTYPPSVGRNFDEILRVVDALQTSDRATVATPVNWRPGERVIIPPAVSDERARELFPQGWEAPRPYLRYTLLPS; translated from the coding sequence ATGACCCTGCAGCTCAATCAGACCGTCCCCGACTTCAGCGTCGCGACCACCGAAGGCCCCATCGACTTCCACGACTGGATCGGCGACCAGTGGGCGATCCTGTTCTCGCACCCGGCCGACTACACGCCGGTATGCACCACCGAGCTGGGCGAGGCCTCGCGCCTGCAGCCGGAATTCGCGGCGCGCGGCGTGAAGCTGATCGGCCTGTCCGTCGACCCGCTAGACGATCACCTCGGCTGGGCCGACGACATCCGCGATACCCAGGGCCATGCGCTGAATTTCCCGCTGATCGCCGACCAGGATCGCATCGTGTCGACGGCCTACGGCATGGTGCACCCCGAGGCGGACCCCAAGGTGACGGTGCGCGCCGTGTTCGTGATCGACCCGCAGAAGCGCCTGCGCCTGAGCCTCACCTACCCGCCTTCGGTGGGACGCAATTTCGACGAGATCCTGCGCGTGGTCGACGCCCTGCAGACCAGCGACCGCGCGACGGTGGCCACCCCGGTGAACTGGCGCCCGGGCGAGCGCGTGATCATTCCGCCGGCGGTCTCCGACGAGCGTGCGCGCGAGCTGTTCCCGCAGGGCTGGGAAGCGCCGCGCCCGTATCTGCGCTACACGCTGCTGCCGAGCTGA
- the cysG gene encoding siroheme synthase CysG yields the protein MHWYPVFWNLRGRSVLVVGGGKVAARKVRALLRSGASVCVAAERLGAELRDDLEAGRIAHVAGRYAGDVLRGRHLAIAATDDPETNRRVAVDARAAGVPVNVVDDPQHCDFILPAIVDRSPLLVAISSGGQAPMLARHVKTWIEARLPYSLSSAAELMGGLRERVKARFSTLPARRTCWERVLGGPELTLIDAHRVRDAWHELEQDAEAAPPPVALVGAGPGDPQLLTLRALQLIQGCDVVLYDALVSAPIMELVRPEAERVFVGKRAGGVHTPQHEIQRQMIDYARQGLRLVRLKGGDPMVFGRGGEEAEALARAGIAFEVVPGISAANGCAAYAGIPLTHRELAHTVVITSGYAHPDGSEHDWGALAKRQHTLVFYMPLHELDLICTQLTAYGLPPDWPAALVAEGTQTGQQVLLGTLSTLPRLAEQREIPAPALLMVGKTTALAERLHWYGTPPVIARPQRERREAVYALL from the coding sequence ATGCACTGGTATCCCGTGTTCTGGAATCTGCGTGGTCGCTCCGTGCTCGTGGTCGGCGGCGGCAAGGTGGCCGCGCGCAAGGTCAGGGCGCTGCTCCGTTCAGGCGCATCGGTGTGCGTCGCGGCCGAGCGCCTCGGCGCGGAGCTGCGCGACGATCTGGAGGCGGGACGCATTGCGCACGTCGCCGGCCGCTATGCCGGCGACGTGCTGCGCGGACGGCATCTGGCGATCGCCGCCACCGACGACCCCGAGACCAACCGCCGTGTCGCCGTCGATGCGCGCGCGGCGGGCGTTCCGGTCAATGTGGTGGACGATCCGCAGCACTGCGACTTCATCCTGCCGGCCATCGTGGACCGTTCGCCGCTGCTCGTGGCGATCTCGTCCGGCGGGCAGGCGCCGATGCTGGCGCGCCACGTCAAGACCTGGATCGAGGCGCGACTGCCGTACTCGCTGTCGTCCGCAGCCGAACTGATGGGTGGGCTGCGCGAGCGGGTCAAGGCGCGCTTCTCCACGCTGCCCGCGCGGCGCACGTGCTGGGAACGCGTGCTGGGCGGCCCCGAGCTGACACTGATCGACGCGCACCGGGTACGCGACGCCTGGCATGAACTGGAGCAGGACGCCGAAGCTGCGCCCCCGCCGGTCGCGCTGGTCGGCGCCGGACCCGGCGACCCGCAATTGCTCACGCTCAGGGCATTGCAACTGATTCAGGGCTGCGACGTGGTGCTGTACGACGCCCTGGTATCCGCGCCGATTATGGAGCTGGTACGCCCGGAGGCCGAGCGCGTGTTCGTCGGCAAGCGCGCCGGCGGCGTGCATACCCCGCAGCATGAGATCCAACGGCAGATGATCGATTACGCCCGCCAGGGACTGCGCTTGGTCCGCCTGAAGGGCGGCGATCCGATGGTCTTCGGCCGCGGCGGCGAGGAGGCCGAGGCCCTGGCGCGCGCGGGCATCGCCTTCGAGGTCGTGCCCGGCATCAGCGCCGCAAACGGCTGCGCCGCCTATGCGGGCATACCGCTGACCCACCGCGAACTTGCGCACACCGTGGTAATCACCTCCGGATACGCCCATCCGGACGGCAGCGAACACGACTGGGGCGCACTGGCCAAGCGTCAGCACACCCTGGTGTTCTACATGCCGCTGCACGAACTAGATTTGATCTGCACCCAGCTCACCGCGTACGGCCTGCCGCCCGACTGGCCGGCAGCGCTGGTCGCCGAAGGGACACAGACCGGGCAGCAGGTACTGCTCGGCACGCTGAGCACGCTGCCGCGACTGGCGGAGCAGCGCGAGATCCCCGCACCGGCCCTGCTGATGGTCGGCAAGACCACCGCGCTCGCGGAAAGACTGCATTGGTACGGCACTCCGCCGGTTATCGCGCGCCCGCAACGCGAACGGCGCGAAGCCGTATACGCCCTGCTTTGA
- the sat gene encoding sulfate adenylyltransferase: MNTLDTSALIAPHGGQLIDLVVPPEEREATLRRAATLPRLVLSARQLADLECLATGVYSPLEGFMCEGDYRRVLREMRLADGTLWPIPVIFDTDASTLAEIGDAAEIALSWNGRVVATLEIAESYRADKALEALAVYGVDDAEHPGVTAVRALGEFYLAGRVRLIDPELHGDFAAYRYTPAQSREAFARRGWRRIAAFQTRNPIHRAHEYLQKVALEGVDGLFVHPLVGQTKSDDIPADLRIRTYEVVLERYYPQDRILLGVFPAAMRYAGPREAIKHAIARQNYGCSHFIVGRDHAGVGSYYGTYDAQRIFETLDPQDLRITPLPFENAAYCTECAQMATRKTCPHPEETWLQLSGSRVRDMLHRGIRPPEEFTRPEVAELLIQGTTIRP; this comes from the coding sequence ATGAATACGCTCGACACCTCCGCACTCATTGCGCCTCACGGCGGGCAACTGATCGACCTCGTCGTTCCGCCTGAAGAACGCGAAGCCACGCTGCGCCGCGCCGCCACCCTGCCCAGGCTGGTGCTGAGCGCACGCCAGCTAGCCGACCTGGAATGCCTCGCCACCGGCGTGTACTCGCCGCTGGAGGGCTTCATGTGCGAAGGAGACTATCGGCGGGTTCTGCGCGAGATGCGTCTGGCGGACGGTACGTTGTGGCCGATCCCGGTGATCTTCGACACCGATGCATCGACGCTGGCTGAAATCGGCGATGCCGCGGAAATCGCCCTGAGCTGGAACGGCCGCGTGGTCGCCACGCTGGAGATCGCCGAATCCTACCGCGCCGACAAGGCGCTGGAAGCGCTCGCGGTCTACGGCGTGGACGACGCCGAGCACCCCGGCGTGACCGCCGTGCGCGCCCTCGGAGAGTTCTACCTCGCCGGTCGTGTGCGCCTGATCGACCCCGAGCTGCATGGCGACTTCGCGGCCTACCGCTACACGCCGGCGCAAAGCCGCGAGGCATTCGCTCGGCGCGGCTGGCGCAGGATAGCGGCCTTCCAGACCCGCAACCCGATCCATCGCGCGCACGAATACCTGCAGAAGGTCGCGCTCGAAGGCGTGGACGGGCTGTTCGTGCATCCGCTGGTGGGCCAGACCAAGTCCGACGACATCCCCGCCGACCTGCGTATCCGCACCTACGAGGTGGTCCTGGAGCGCTACTACCCACAGGACCGCATCCTGCTCGGCGTGTTCCCGGCGGCCATGCGCTATGCCGGTCCGAGAGAGGCAATCAAACATGCCATCGCCCGCCAGAACTACGGCTGCAGCCACTTCATCGTCGGTCGCGATCACGCTGGCGTCGGCAGTTACTACGGAACCTACGATGCGCAGCGCATCTTCGAGACGCTCGATCCGCAAGATCTACGCATCACGCCCCTGCCCTTCGAAAACGCCGCCTACTGCACCGAGTGCGCGCAGATGGCAACGCGCAAAACCTGCCCGCATCCGGAAGAAACCTGGCTGCAACTCTCCGGCTCACGCGTCCGCGACATGCTCCACCGCGGCATCCGCCCACCCGAGGAGTTCACCCGCCCGGAAGTCGCCGAGCTGCTTATACAAGGCACAACAATCCGCCCTTGA
- a CDS encoding porin family protein: protein MLIIEYLSNGIRRSSIAVAAFLMVHAPTAFGDTSFMRSVGTSSVAPRVSIMGRGIATADGSTSDLTVGGSQPGSMINYSDSFLDAQFDSRLYSGIHGGMLLGLRFPDAGSGIGPVFYHQVNVFLESQHWGMRIGRTSLPNYLIAFPTLRDSDLIEYTQVPNAMINTAVSEYSQYGDVLKGSYYWLHSRLRLTGFASHQFETSSTGQLLDRYSFNSGGIQVNYELSPGNRYASWLRQLGAEVYYQDVRNLPNRQHVYSYVFGGVINLNRDPIDHWDLRFQAISNQGAGVHSVSTVQSQAQARSQAYVVSLRRVRSPYLVPRLQLALTIAYQRFDGVSASRYSIVPNITYRLGANTSLIAQYAYLRNHGGLQYSINGQGADLKSNSTVTVGLAYDFGTTSNDYFGNRTSLLNTEHGYLP, encoded by the coding sequence ATGCTAATTATTGAATATCTATCGAATGGAATCCGCCGATCCAGCATCGCAGTGGCTGCGTTTCTGATGGTCCATGCTCCAACTGCGTTCGGTGACACTTCTTTCATGCGCTCGGTCGGCACTTCCTCTGTCGCGCCACGCGTAAGCATAATGGGAAGAGGCATCGCTACGGCTGACGGGTCAACGTCTGATTTAACGGTCGGCGGCAGCCAGCCCGGCAGCATGATCAATTATTCAGATTCGTTTCTGGATGCTCAATTTGACAGTCGACTTTATTCAGGTATCCACGGCGGGATGCTGCTTGGTCTGCGTTTTCCTGATGCCGGTTCCGGTATCGGGCCGGTTTTCTACCACCAGGTCAATGTCTTCCTTGAATCCCAGCATTGGGGGATGCGCATAGGTCGTACATCACTCCCTAATTACCTAATTGCATTCCCAACGTTGAGGGACAGTGATTTGATTGAGTACACGCAAGTCCCCAATGCGATGATCAATACTGCTGTCTCGGAATATTCGCAATACGGGGATGTGCTGAAAGGAAGCTACTACTGGCTCCATAGCCGCCTAAGGTTGACCGGGTTTGCGTCGCATCAATTCGAAACGAGCTCGACGGGACAGTTGCTTGATCGATATTCTTTCAACAGTGGCGGCATACAGGTCAATTACGAGTTGTCACCTGGAAATCGTTATGCCAGTTGGCTTCGGCAGCTGGGCGCCGAAGTGTATTACCAGGATGTGCGTAATCTCCCGAATAGACAGCATGTATACAGCTACGTGTTCGGTGGTGTGATCAATCTGAATCGAGACCCTATCGACCACTGGGATCTGCGTTTTCAAGCGATCTCCAATCAAGGGGCAGGTGTCCACTCGGTTTCTACCGTTCAATCACAGGCTCAGGCGCGATCGCAGGCTTATGTTGTGTCCTTGCGTCGTGTTCGATCTCCATACTTGGTGCCACGTCTGCAACTAGCGCTCACGATTGCTTATCAGCGCTTTGACGGTGTATCTGCCAGCAGGTACAGCATCGTGCCCAACATCACCTACCGCCTGGGTGCCAACACCAGTCTGATAGCGCAATACGCTTATCTTCGTAATCATGGCGGGCTGCAATATTCGATTAACGGACAAGGTGCTGATTTGAAGAGTAACAGCACGGTCACCGTAGGTCTGGCATACGATTTCGGCACGACATCGAACGACTATTTCGGTAATCGAACGAGCCTGCTCAATACCGAGCATGGGTATTTGCCTTAA